In the Nicotiana tabacum cultivar K326 chromosome 16, ASM71507v2, whole genome shotgun sequence genome, one interval contains:
- the LOC142170278 gene encoding uncharacterized protein LOC142170278 yields MDPVHRQCHKYKRIQARYTRWRRNQTIHKNHKLTNNEAEYEAMIAGLELAKSLGVETVEAKCNSLIVVIQVNRSYEAREDRMRRYLDKIQVALRCFKDWTLVHVPREQNNEADTLARLGSSLEEEDLLPGAVVQLFKSVVEEGHAEINSTSLTWDWRNNYIDYLKDGKLPTYPKESRALQTKAAWLSLNENETLYRRTFDGSLAVCLGPDDIDYVLREIHEGTCGNYSGTNSLVRKVIRAGY; encoded by the coding sequence ATGGACCCTGTTCACAGACAGTGCCACAAATATAAGAGGATCCAGGCTCGGTATACCCGTTGGCGGCGTAATCAGACAATCCATAAAAACCACAAATTGACTaataatgaagccgagtatgaggctatgattgcaggtttagaactggccaaAAGCTTGGGAGTCGAGACCGTCGAGGCAAAATGCAATTCACTCATCGTAGTAATCCAAGTGAATAGGAGCTACGAAGCTCGAGAAGACAGGATGCGGAGATACTTGGACAAAATCCAAGTCGCACTGCGTTGCTTCAAAGATTGGACCTTAgtccatgtacctcgagagcagaaCAACGAGGCCGATACCCTCGCGAGGCTGGGATCTTCTCTTGAAGAAGAGGACCTACTTCCTGGGGCTGTTGTCCAGTTGTTTAAATCagtggtcgaggaaggtcacgCAGAGATTAATTCCACCagcctaacatgggattggaggaataactATATTGATTATTTAAAGGATGGGAAGTTGCCCACATATCCAAAAGAATCAAGGGCCCTACAAACCAAAGCAGCCTGGTTGTCGCTCAATGAAAATGAGACTCTGTACAGGAGAACTTTCGATGGCTCCCTGGCGGTATGCCTAGGGCCAGATGACATAGATTATGTACTCCGAGAaattcacgagggtacttgtggaaacTATTCTGGCACCAACTCCTTAGTCCGGAAGGTGATCAGAGCAGGCTACTAG